Within the Eucalyptus grandis isolate ANBG69807.140 chromosome 1, ASM1654582v1, whole genome shotgun sequence genome, the region AACGGACGGCCAAACGTAGATTGatacaaaataatcaattacaaTCTCGAGTATATAGTAGTTATCAATCGACCATGATTACCGAACCTTTTAAAGAGCATAGCAAGTTGAACAAACACGATTTGTAGAGGAAACTCTCGGTgctcttcctttatttccttcGAAACATGATGACAGCAAAGGCTGAAGAGAAAGGAAGTGCTGATAAAGATGATTACACACAAGATGGCACTGTAGACCTCAAAGGAAGACCCATCCTGAGATCCAAGACCGGTCGATGGAACGCTTGTTCCTTCATCGTAGGTAAGGACAAAGCCGGTGGCATAGCCTTTGTGTGTGGAACCGAGGCTTGGTTAGTGGGACGTCGTAATGTTTTCGAGTTCTTTAGATTTCACTTCGATGTGTATTAGCCAAAGCAGCCAGATAAGTAGCTCATTATAGAAAAGTGCCATTTCTTGTTTTGGGCAGAAAAGAGAGTTAACCTACAGATATATCACCTCGGGACACACTCAAATTTTCCGTCTGTAATTCTTGTTTACTGAGTCCTCAAACGTACTGGATTTCGTTACAAGGtgggggaaagagaaaagaatctATGATTTGATCCACCTTAATTCATTCTGGCGTCGTGTGTGCAGGATACGAGGCATTTGAGAGAATGGCGTTCTATGGGATTGCGTCAAACCTAGTGGTGTACTTGACGAAGAAGCTCCACGAAGGCACCGTGACATCCTCGAACAATGTCACGAACTGGGTCGGGACAACCTGGATGACGCCCATCCTCGGCGCTTACATAGCTGATGCATATCTCGGATGTTTCTGGACTTTCATTTACGCATCCGTCCTTTATCTCATGGTATTGCAGATGCATTATGATTCATTTGTGTAGGTACTCATACAAATTCAATCTGTAACACGATTAAGAAATGTGCAGGGCATGTTGCTCCTAACACTGGCAGTGTCGGTGCCATCGCTGAGGCCTCCGTCATGCGGCCCGGGATCAGAGAAGAGGAATGCAACAAGGATGCCTCGGCCCTCCAGATAGGCATCTTCTACTTGGCCCTCTACATAATTGCGGCTGGGACGGGCGGGACCAAACCCAACATCTCGACCTTGGGCGCAGACCAGTTTGACGACTTCGAACCCAAGGAAAGGGCCCAGAAGCTCTCGTTCTTCAACTGGTGGATGTTCAGCATCTTCTTCGGGACACTATTGGCAACCACAGTCTTGATCTATATACAAGATAACGTGGGTTGGGCATTAGGCTATGGCCTTCCCACGCTGGGGCTTGCATTATCAGTCCTAGTGTTCTTGGTGGGCACCCCATTTTATAGGCACAAGGTGCCCTCAGGAAGCCCGTTCACAAGGATTGCTCAAGTGCTGGTGGCGTCGATCAGGAAGAGGAAGTTGCCTGTTCCGAGAGATCCAAAGGAGCTCTATGAATTGAGCCTCGAACAGTACGCGGAATACAGGAAATTCCAGATTGATCACTCTACTTCTTTGAGGTTCACAACTCACTAACTCTATGGCTTGTCTTTACATGGTTTCCTCGAAATTAATCATGACAGTTTCATGTCACATTTGTAGATTTCTTGACAAAGCTGCGGTGAAGATTGATTCAAGCTCGCCGTGGATGCTATGTCCGGTGACCCAAGTAGAGGAAACCAAGCAGATGGTCAAAATGCTCCCGATCCTAGCGGTGACATTCATCCCGAGCACCATGTATTCGCAGGTGCTAACGCTCTTCATCAAGCAGGGCGCAACCCTGAACCGACACATGGGCCCGCACTTCGAGATCCCTCCTGCGTGCCTCACCGCATTCGTCACGATCTTCATGCTCACAAGCCTCACCATCTATGACCGGTCCTTCGTCCCTGCCATCAGGCGATATACCAAGAACCCTAGAGGCATCACATTGCTGCAGAGAATGGGGGTAGGCATCGTCCTCCACATAATCATAATGATCACCGCTTGTCTCGCTGAGAGGCGGAGGCTGAGCGTCGCCAGAGAGAACGGTATTGACGGTAAGCTCCAAATAGTCCCTCTCACCATTTTCATCCTACTGCCACAATCCGCCCTCATGGGAGTCGCCGACACCTTCGTTGAAGTGGCAAAGATCGAGTTCTTCTACGACCAAGCACCACAAGGCATGAAAAGTCTAGGAACATCTTACTACACTAGTAGTTTTGGGATCGGGAACTTCCTAAGTAGTCTTATTCTCAAGACGGTCTCGCAAGTCACCATGGAACACAGCCACAAGGGTTGGATCTTGGACAACCTTAATATCTCCCACCTTGACTACTACTACGCATTCTTGGCGGTCCTCACGTTTCTCAATTTTCTCGTGTTCCTTGTCGTGGCCAAGATTTATGTCTACAACGAGGAAGTAACCATTGATAAAGAGAAGGAAGCTTTGCCTGCGAATCAAGCTAATCATGAGGCTGTGACTGTCGGATGAAAACACGATAAGATGTCGCACACATATGAGGATTCATAAGAGTGATACAATGTCATCTTTATAAAAGATCGTTGACGGGCATTATCCTCTTTATTTCCGTACTAATATTGACATTATCATGTTTGTCAATGATTTAGTTGCTCCAAAACGCATAAAAACTGAGATTTCTGGTCATTTTTAACACATGTTGTACACTAATCTTTTGTTACTGGTAGTATGAAACCATGGACAAGCAGCAGAAGTACATGAAATCCCCAAGAGACATTTGAATCTTGCAAAAACTAAGGTTTATGGTGGATTAAAAGATGTTGAAGTCATCAGAATGGGTACCTTATGGGAAGAAAAAGAGGCCGCGGATGATAGTAAGCCGTTTTACATTACACAAGACTATTCAAGATACTAAATCGAAGTACTAACATGAGCATATATGAATAGAATTGTATAATCGTTATTGTCGTGAAACATTTTCAATTCTCCAAGTATCAATACAAGAATATCGCgaaacattttcaattcttcAAGTATCAATACAAGAATACCTTTCGCCAAGAGGCTTACGTTCCACGCACAATCATTCAACCAGTATTCATTATATGagcaatttttttggacaaaagaaaACGGATAACTCAGTACAGATCCCCACAAAGTTCATCGGAGAGTTATTGATTATCTGTTCTTATGTGActactctatttttttcttcttctttttttgggtcgaaaggGTGACTTCTCTGTTTAAATCAATACAAGGTATGACAAATTTCAAACGTATATATGCACCGGAGTGAATCTAAATCATTTCTACCTCAAGAAACTCAGCATATATGCAATTTCTGTTGGAATTATCTTAGTGCTGCTGTTTTCtgtcatgttttcctctgttttcctctgtttttttattaaaaaacagccaagttcatttagttatgcatttagtgtttttgctattttctaggaagttaatagcaggTTTGTGTgtagttatgtgttgcacgtatgtgagtagtttttgctttgtatttagttgtggtactcgacagttttttcttttgcacaagacgtatgaagtgctatgctttgtttttttttatcttttctctccctcaaacaacagaaatttttctgttttgattgttgttttatgagctttaacattggtatcagagcatttgtgggatcttaagggactgtgaagtgaggGTAAGTGAGTGAAGATTGCTTCcaatctgcaaagaaaaagctAATGGAGGCAGGATCGAGTGGATTCTTTGTAATGGCTGCTCCAGTCTTTActagggaaaattatcaggcttgggctgtcaagatgatagcattcttggagggtcatgatttatgggaggctgtggagaatgattatgaggttgctccacttccagacAATCCGACCTTGAATCAGATGaagtaccataaagagagaatcacaaggaaggctAAGGCAAAATCTTGCATGTATGCTGCTAtttcacccactatcttcacaaTGATCATAagatgtgattctgcaaaggcaatatgggatttcttgaaggatgaatacgagggagatgagaagataagaggcatgaaggtgctgaatctcttgagggagtttgagagacaaCAGATGAAGGATTCAGAGTCAGTGAAGGAGTACTCTGATAGGCTGGTTGAGATATCTGAAAAAATTAGAGTTTTAGGGATTGACTTGAAGGATAAAAGGCTTGTTCAGAAGATCCCGGTGTCTCTTCTagagaagttcgaagccaccatagcttctctggaaaatacaagagacttagctGATATAAAActtgcagaattgttaaatgctctgcaGGCACAAGAGCACAGAAGACTGATGAGAACAAaagagtttgtagagggtgcGTTGCAAGCTaaagtgaagtcaaatgatggaggcaaagggaagaaatggattcagttcagagaaaatgctggtgactcaaagtttgtagcaaaagaaggaaattccaGTGGGTTtagcaaatggaagaagaacaaaaagccttgtcaatactgtgATGGAATTAATCATCagttttttagatgttggagaaagcctaatgctagatgcagaagatgtcacaagttgggtcacatggaagccatctcgcaaagaaaaattaccagcaagcgGGAAAACACAAGTAGCAGTGAATGAAACTaaggaagagcacttgtttgtagcttcttttaCGAATCTTTggttgggaatgatgcatggttggtggatagtggctgtaccaatcatatgactagCAATTCAAAACTGTTTAGGAGTCTAGACAGGTCAATCAAGTCCAAAGTCAGAATTGGCAACGGACAGTATATCGAAGTACAAGGAAGGGTacagtggctattgaaggaaattAGGAGGTGAAGCTAatcagtgatgttctttttgtgccaaaCATTGACCAGAATCTattaagtgttggtcaattagttgagaagggctataaagtgaagttcgaagggaatgaatgtcttattaataatgcaaATAGAAAACAAGTGCTAAGAATCCCAATGAGGGACAAGggtttcatgttcaagccacaagagatgcaacaaatggctttaaagtgcaaataagaaaatgcagagctatggcataaaagacttgggcataTTCACAGGAAGAGCATGTCGTTTATGCAAAGAAATAGCTTGgcagatgacttgccaagtttggaggaggaatttccatagtgcagaacttgtcttcttggtAAGCAAGCCAGATTgctggagagcatgtgagaagctgcaattagtccacacagatatatgtggacctatgtctcGAGTAttctctcaatggtagcaggtatttcattaccttcacgatgatatgactaggatgagttggatttattttctcatgagccaagtctgaagttgctgatgtgtttgtgaagtttaaagcctcagttgagaatcagagtgagaagaaaattaaaatgctcaggTCTGATAATGGTTCTGAATATACTGCTCACAaatttaagttgaattgtgagcaagcaggaattgtgcagcagttcactgctccctattcacctcaacagaatgtggtcagtgagaggaaaaacagaagcattatggagatgACTAGATGTATGATGTAAGAGAAGAAGTTACCTAAGAAGTTCTGGGGCTGAAGCAACTAATACGCGGTGTTCTGTTGAAAGCAATTTacccacaaaggccttagagaggtcaacaccttttgaaatctggtatggtgttaaaccttctgtgaaaaatttgaaggtttttgggtgtttgtgttacactcatgttcctgaggtcaagagggacaagctggATAAGAAAGCAGAGCTCggaatcttcattgggtacagtctccaatcaaaggcttacaaTATTTATTACCCTATGACAGGGAAGGTGACTGTAAGCAaagatgttgtttttctagagaaagatgagtggaattggatggaaggaaagagtgcagAATAGCAACAGTTTGAAAAAACAACCTGCAAcatattgatgaagttatagatagattggaagacagtatggatgatttaccagtgagaggcacaaggtcacttgctgaaatctatgaaagaagcaatgtggcaatactcgaaccatctaactttaTGAAAGCTAAGGAGAATCAgaggtggattgcagcaatgcaggaggagattgcaatgatccagaaaaaccacacatgggaacTCTTTGACagaccatctgataagaatgtgattggggttaagtgggtgtttagaacaaaacttaatcctgatggttctatcaataaacacaaagctagactggtggtgaaaggctatgcacaaatatggggagtagactattctgaaacatttgctcattgcacgacttgatacaataaggctACTTTTAGCTATTGCAGCAGATAaggggtggcctatatttcagttagatgtcaagtttGCATTcttgaatggagagcttgaggaggagatttttgttgaacaacctaaaggcttcagtatcaaaggccaagaagagagtgtatacaggttgaggaaagctctatatggactgaagcaagctccaagagcttggtatgggaagatagatcgatatttgcaggattttggctttgtaaaaaagcttaagtgagttcactctttatgtcaagaaggtgaatcacaatgttgtaattctgtcactttatgtagatgatctattagtgacagggaatgatatggaattgatagagaaggtgaagcaagatctatttgcaagttttgagatgtcagacttgggaaagatggcttattttttgggtctcgaagtcaaacaggcttcatatgagatcttcatctgtcagaaaaaatacattaaggaaattctaaagaagtttcagatggaaaattgtcgaagtgtaagcactcctatggctgctaaagagaagctgcggaagaatgatggaacggatgcagtagatgcttctatgtatagaaaTCTGATTtggtgtctcatgtatcttacagcaACCAAACTAGATATTCTATTTGAtgtgagtgttttatccagatttatgagtagtcctagtcagttacatttgattgcaacaaaaagggtcttgagatatctcaaaggaacattgttctttggtgtgaagtttaagaaaggtcaaaaatttaatttgcaaggattttctgatagtGACTGGGCTGGTTCAGTAGATGACATGAAGAGTACATCTGGATCTTGTTTCAGTTTTGGTTCTGATTGTTTCTCCTGGTGTTCCAAAAAGTAAAAGATTGTAGCTCAGTCCACAGCAGATGGtgagtttatagcagctactacagctgcaaatcaagctttgtggttgaagaagataatgaaggatttgtgGTTGAATTCCAGTGATTGTATCGAAGTCAATGTGGACAATCAGGCTGCTCTAGCAATATTACgtaatccagttttccatggcaaaactaagcatttcaaagtcaaatttttctctgtgtgaggtgcaacaaagtggcgaagttaagttggtctattgcagatctgaagatcagcttgcagatatgttcacaaaaccacttcaggctggaagatttgaactgttaagagagaaaataagtaTCTGTAGCAGCaactgatccaaggaggagtttgttggaattATCTCAATGCTGCTGTTTTCtgtcatgttttcctctgtttttctctgttttttttttatattaaaaaacaaccaagttcatttagttatgcatttagtgtttttgctattttctaggaagttaatagcacgtttgtgtgcagttatgtgttgcacgtatgtgagcagtttttgctttgtatttagttgtggtactcgacagttttttcttttgcacaagacgtatgaagtgctatgctctgttttttttttttttttaatcttttctctctctcaaacaacagaaatttttctgttttaattgttgttttatgagctttaacaaTTTCATTCTCTAATATATCATTGCTCCAACGGTCCTGATCCTGCAGAAACATCATCTCTCTAGTTCGTCTCTTCCTTCTCATCAAGCCCGTCATGCTGATCCGAGGTCTCTACCTCGAAGAGCTGTCACAGCTTTAGGAGATCCTCCGTGTTCACAACATTCCCATGGCTCAATACTTCATGAGCCGACACATGAGATTCCTGATTCCCCGGTGCACTCTCCTCGCTTAAAGGAGCACACTCATTTAGTGGGTCGGCGTCTGCTTCCAACTCATTAGTTGGAGCAATAATCAGAACTTCCGAAGCATCTCCAATGCTTGAATTTTCTTCCAACATTCAACTATCACATGCTATGGTGGATGTAGAGTCATCGAGTCTGGGCCTACTCTCGTTTGCTAATTGGTTTTTGGAAAGTTGATCATCACCCTCTTCAACAGCATCCTTGCATGGtctcatcgaatcatcatttttCTCGATCTCCATTAGCTTTTCAACTACTGTACCAGCGGCTGCAACGGCCCAGGAATCACCGGTCGAATCCCTATTTGAAAGAAACAcaatggaataaaaatgaaggaattAATGATAACTAAGAAACATGCCCTCCTGATGGATGTCGCAATGTATAGCTTAACATGAAAGCAACAGCTTTGCGATGACACTTTTAATTAGTGCCAATTGATCTCGTGATCGAGCATCACCTTTGAGGATCCAAGCCAGCTGAGACATATGCAGACGTCAAGAGATCCATCAGAGCCGAGAGGGATTCTGAGAAAAGTATCCACCACGCCTCGCTACTTCGGCTATAAATTGCGCGCCCAAGATAAATAGCTGCTTCAAGCAGATTACGATAACACCAAAACGGAGTTAGTATTAGAGCAGAGAATAACTCAGAATCGTAGACACAACTGACTGTTGATGAACGCTCGTGTGAAGCTTTAAGTATGAAAAACCAAACAAACTCTATATATTGTCTATATGAGCTACCATATTGTTACATCAGATAGGTGATGTAAGGCGTTGATAAGAGATAATGAAAATTAGTGAAAGATGGAAATCGCTCATAATTTGTAAAccgtatgaaaaaaaaaaggttagtgattttatttatttttgtaaagtcCATAAGTTACCAACAAGTTATTGAAATATCAGGTGATCAGTAACTTTTTTTACCTATAGTTCTATTATAGCGATAATTATCTAAAAacttataaacctattgtacaacAATTCATTTAAACTTTCAACTTGACCAATTTACCCTAATCATTTTGACGATTTTTTTTATGTAGTCCTTCCGaccaattttagccaaaaattgagaaaatggcCTTCCATAGTAAAAAttcgtcaaaagatttaaaattaaattaaattaatcaaattgaaaaatttaggattgaatctCGTACAATAGGTTTGGGAATtatggacaattttcccattttttttatacttacccattaattttttgtctttaatTGTCGTTAAGTTACTTGCcaagttaatttttcttttaatgataaACTTCTCTTATTCTTTACAAACTTTTGTTTACACTGCTTAATCACTTTTTCAATTTACCAACCTCTATAtaaaattacta harbors:
- the LOC104455604 gene encoding LOW QUALITY PROTEIN: protein NRT1/ PTR FAMILY 5.2 (The sequence of the model RefSeq protein was modified relative to this genomic sequence to represent the inferred CDS: inserted 1 base in 1 codon), translated to MMTAKAEEKGSADKDDYTQDGTVDLKGRPILRSKTGRWNACSFIVGYEAFERMAFYGIASNLVVYLTKKLHEGTVTSSNNVTNWVGTTWMTPILGAYIADAYLGCFWTFIYASVLYLMGMLLLTLAVSVPSLRPPSCXPGIREEECNKDASALQIGIFYLALYIIAAGTGGTKPNISTLGADQFDDFEPKERAQKLSFFNWWMFSIFFGTLLATTVLIYIQDNVGWALGYGLPTLGLALSVLVFLVGTPFYRHKVPSGSPFTRIAQVLVASIRKRKLPVPRDPKELYELSLEQYAEYRKFQIDHSTSLRFLDKAAVKIDSSSPWMLCPVTQVEETKQMVKMLPILAVTFIPSTMYSQVLTLFIKQGATLNRHMGPHFEIPPACLTAFVTIFMLTSLTIYDRSFVPAIRRYTKNPRGITLLQRMGVGIVLHIIIMITACLAERRRLSVARENGIDGKLQIVPLTIFILLPQSALMGVADTFVEVAKIEFFYDQAPQGMKSLGTSYYTSSFGIGNFLSSLILKTVSQVTMEHSHKGWILDNLNISHLDYYYAFLAVLTFLNFLVFLVVAKIYVYNEEVTIDKEKEALPANQANHEAVTVG